AATAGTGAAGTACCAGCCGGGAAGTAAGTTGGAGGCCGAAAGCGTGGTCCGGGCGGCGATGACTCTCCGGGGAGAAATCTTGCAAGTCCCTCCTATGGTATCAGCCATACGCTATCAGGGCCGCAGACTTTACCAGTGGGCTCGAGAAGGAGCGGTGGTTCCGCGAACAGCTCGCGCTGTCGTTATCTATCGTTTTGATGTGCTGGATTTCTTCTGTTCACCCTTTCATCCGCGAGCCATAATTGAAGTTGAGTGTAGCTCTGGAACTTACGTCCGATCTCTAGCTGACAGCCTTGGGGGTGTACTGGGATGCGGTGCAACTCTAGGGTTTTTAGTCCGAGTCCGGGTTGGAAACCTTGGACTTGGCGATTGTTTTAGCTTGGAGGAGGTGCTGCACCTGGCCAAGGCTGGGAGACTTCAAGAAGCCTTGCGGAGTCCAGATGTGTTTCTTAGTAACTGGCCGGTGTTTTGGGTTACACCTGAGGAGGAGGCCAGGTTAATTCAAGGCCAAAAAGTGTTTTTAGTTAGACCCTACTCCCAAGACAAATTAGTTCCTGAGCAATATTGTCGAATCTACGGGCCTGACGGAAAACTGTTGGGTATTGGCTGGGTGTCACCAAACAACGAACAGCTTGCGGTACAAGTGAGGAAAATGCTGCGCTAACGATTGAAACGATTGGGGAGAAATATATTATGAGGGTATTTATGGGACGAGCCCATCCCATCGATAAACGGCGCATAGTAGCC
This is a stretch of genomic DNA from Clostridia bacterium. It encodes these proteins:
- the truB gene encoding tRNA pseudouridine(55) synthase TruB, which produces MDGLSGLLPVIKPPGMTSFAVIRQVKRILKGVRKVGHGGTLDPEASGVLILGLGRATRALEYCLGLHKTYRAEVIFGLTTDTQDLSGRIVKYQPGSKLEAESVVRAAMTLRGEILQVPPMVSAIRYQGRRLYQWAREGAVVPRTARAVVIYRFDVLDFFCSPFHPRAIIEVECSSGTYVRSLADSLGGVLGCGATLGFLVRVRVGNLGLGDCFSLEEVLHLAKAGRLQEALRSPDVFLSNWPVFWVTPEEEARLIQGQKVFLVRPYSQDKLVPEQYCRIYGPDGKLLGIGWVSPNNEQLAVQVRKMLR